Proteins from one Cellulosilyticum lentocellum DSM 5427 genomic window:
- the dapG gene encoding aspartate kinase, which yields MHIIVQKFGGTSVATPESRNKVVEKIKAAKLEGEEPVVVVSAIGRKGSPYATDTLIDFVTETAGEMSDHAYDLLLSCGEIISAVTMATLLNEAGIKARAFTGGQAGIITDSYHKKADLLCTKPDQLLAALEAGVTPVVAGFQGVTMDGEMTTIGRGGSDTSASILGMALKAERIEIYTDVDGIMTADPNVCDKAKIIPAISYNEVFQMADSGAKVIHPRAVEYAKRANIPLLIKNTFSDEVGTYIVQNIIPYQSEANHKVITSVAHRNGRVQFTIHENILAEEDILSRMATADISIDLINIFPNYKVFTIDCSEQNKLENLLMQQGYKYDLLEDCAKVTAIGERMTGVPGVMSRIIKALTKAQIEVLQTADSLTTISCLIRESMVSKAIDVLHDEFNL from the coding sequence ATGCACATCATTGTTCAAAAATTTGGTGGTACTTCTGTAGCCACACCTGAAAGCAGAAATAAGGTTGTAGAGAAAATTAAAGCAGCTAAATTGGAAGGAGAAGAGCCAGTAGTTGTTGTATCTGCTATTGGTAGAAAAGGTTCTCCCTATGCAACTGATACACTTATTGATTTTGTTACAGAAACGGCAGGAGAAATGAGCGATCATGCATATGACTTACTTTTATCCTGCGGGGAGATTATCTCAGCTGTAACCATGGCCACGCTATTAAATGAAGCTGGTATAAAAGCACGGGCTTTTACAGGCGGCCAGGCAGGAATTATAACCGATAGTTATCATAAAAAAGCAGATTTATTATGTACAAAACCAGATCAGCTTTTGGCAGCTTTAGAAGCCGGTGTTACACCTGTAGTAGCGGGATTTCAAGGCGTTACTATGGATGGTGAGATGACAACGATAGGAAGAGGGGGTAGTGATACCAGCGCCTCTATTCTAGGAATGGCTTTAAAAGCTGAACGCATTGAAATTTATACAGATGTCGATGGAATTATGACTGCAGATCCTAATGTTTGTGACAAAGCTAAGATTATTCCAGCCATTAGTTACAATGAAGTTTTTCAGATGGCTGATAGTGGTGCAAAGGTGATTCATCCACGTGCAGTAGAATATGCTAAGCGTGCCAATATTCCATTACTTATTAAAAACACTTTCTCTGATGAAGTAGGAACCTATATTGTACAGAATATTATACCTTATCAATCAGAAGCTAATCATAAAGTAATTACAAGTGTTGCTCATCGTAATGGACGTGTTCAGTTTACAATTCATGAAAATATATTGGCAGAGGAAGATATTTTGTCTAGAATGGCAACTGCGGATATTAGTATTGACTTAATTAATATTTTCCCGAATTATAAAGTGTTTACAATTGATTGTTCTGAGCAAAATAAATTAGAAAATCTTTTAATGCAACAGGGGTATAAGTATGACCTTTTAGAGGACTGTGCCAAAGTAACAGCTATTGGAGAACGTATGACCGGGGTACCAGGTGTTATGTCTCGTATTATTAAGGCTTTAACGAAAGCACAAATTGAAGTCTTACAAACAGCTGATTCATTAACGACTATTTCTTGCCTTATCAGAGAAAGCATGGTTTCTAAAGCAATTGATGTTTTACATGATGAATTTAATCTTTAA
- a CDS encoding ClpP family protease yields MERNKPMKNERNLVDDVPMKNDVPMKNDVPMNVLIKNDVPMNSKNGGQSSDNAKNQEENDMPPAGEVADNIKEFGQLPPGKEGESPIHCITIIGQVEGHMSLPPQNKTTKYEHIIPQMVGLCDDPKIKGILIILNTVGGDVEAGLALAELIASVNKPTVSLVLGGAHSIGVPIAVASDYSFITPTATMTIHPVRMNGTVIGVQQTFEFFDQMQERIVAFVARNSHIEETRFKELMLSVGKLARDVGTILVGQEAVDEKIIDELGGLTEAMSKLHQLIAESEANEL; encoded by the coding sequence ATGGAAAGGAACAAGCCCATGAAAAATGAAAGAAATCTTGTAGATGATGTACCTATGAAAAACGATGTCCCCATGAAAAATGATGTTCCTATGAATGTACTCATAAAAAATGATGTACCCATGAATAGTAAGAATGGAGGGCAATCTTCCGATAACGCTAAAAATCAAGAAGAAAATGATATGCCACCTGCTGGTGAAGTAGCTGATAATATTAAGGAATTTGGACAACTTCCTCCTGGTAAAGAAGGTGAAAGTCCTATTCACTGCATTACTATTATTGGCCAAGTAGAAGGACATATGAGTTTACCACCACAAAATAAGACTACCAAATATGAGCATATCATTCCACAAATGGTAGGACTTTGTGATGATCCCAAAATTAAAGGTATCTTAATTATTTTAAATACAGTAGGTGGAGATGTAGAAGCAGGACTAGCTTTAGCGGAACTCATAGCCTCTGTTAATAAACCAACTGTTTCTTTAGTACTAGGAGGTGCTCACTCTATAGGTGTTCCTATTGCAGTGGCAAGTGACTATTCGTTTATTACACCTACAGCTACTATGACGATTCATCCTGTACGTATGAATGGAACAGTTATAGGTGTACAACAAACTTTTGAATTCTTCGATCAAATGCAAGAGCGTATTGTCGCTTTTGTAGCGAGAAACTCTCACATTGAAGAAACACGTTTTAAGGAACTCATGTTAAGTGTGGGTAAATTAGCGAGAGATGTAGGAACTATTTTAGTAGGCCAAGAAGCTGTAGATGAAAAAATCATAGACGAATTAGGCGGTTTAACAGAAGCTATGAGCAAACTTCATCAGCTTATAGCAGAAAGTGAGGCTAATGAGTTATGA
- a CDS encoding YlzJ-like family protein has protein sequence MMYSVAPIYGLDEIIEYQEIEYNGYHVLACKTPEGYILERVYSTNPQDFLREDLRPGKILENALIK, from the coding sequence ATGATGTATTCAGTAGCACCTATCTATGGATTAGATGAAATAATAGAATACCAAGAAATAGAGTATAATGGTTATCATGTTTTAGCGTGTAAGACGCCAGAAGGTTATATTTTAGAACGTGTTTATTCTACTAATCCTCAAGATTTTTTAAGAGAGGACTTACGTCCTGGCAAAATACTTGAAAATGCTCTTATCAAATAG
- a CDS encoding FtsK/SpoIIIE family DNA translocase — MSKKEGKGRYSTKKRTTGERKRTVLKDTTPAISKEILGISLMGIGVLILIGIFSDKSGLFGSFLKQVFIGLFGVGGYIIPVATMIIGIFYIQGRFDRVVKLAVYLGSLLFMLIIFFHLLYYGEDKSLSLLSISYLEKASWQNGGYIGAVLSYLFLSLIGLYGTYVILTVLLGVWILVLTQFPVFSWINERFVAYINAHKEKMKATKENNKKKSKASKKLSKPMSETPSMQDEEVTLIASEPHRLDEIPIYDSSVYSENTTRIEDTEETKEDEPIKAASKVAINEGTVIEETMAELTKENTVPIPPYQFPPITLLQKGQAIQNKEASKKSLSNARKLEETLGSFGVEAKVTQIHKGPSVTRYELQPKQGVKVSKIVNLADDIALNLAAPNIRIEAPIPGKAAVGIEVANTTSEMVYLREVIDSDRFLAFPSKLAFALGKDIAGKPIIADIGKMPHILIAGATGSGKSVCINTLITSIIYKAKPHEVKLIMIDPKVVELSVYNGIPHLLIPVVTDPKKAAGALFWAVNEMTKRYNLFAENNVRDMKGYNEKQIEESAKLPQIVIIIDELADLMMTGAKEVEDAICRLAQMARAAGIHLVIATQRPSVDVITGVIKANIPSRLAFAVSSGTDSRTILDMVGAEKLLGKGDMLFYPVGQSKPIRIQGAFISDQEVESIVNAIKTDHVVYEEEVIQTLENAAMPIAADDEEEDELLEKAIAFAAEKEKLSISMLQRYFRIGFNRAARLMEALEVRGIVGPDEGSKPRKVL; from the coding sequence ATGAGTAAAAAAGAAGGAAAAGGGAGATATTCTACTAAGAAAAGAACAACAGGTGAAAGAAAACGCACAGTCCTTAAGGATACTACCCCAGCTATTTCTAAAGAAATCTTAGGTATTTCTTTAATGGGTATAGGTGTTTTGATTTTAATCGGTATTTTTTCAGATAAATCCGGATTATTTGGTAGTTTTCTAAAACAAGTCTTTATAGGCTTATTTGGAGTCGGTGGCTATATTATTCCTGTAGCTACTATGATTATAGGAATTTTTTATATTCAAGGTCGATTTGATAGAGTGGTTAAACTAGCAGTTTATTTAGGGTCCTTATTATTTATGCTCATTATATTTTTTCATTTGCTTTATTATGGAGAAGATAAGAGTTTATCCTTATTAAGTATCAGTTACTTGGAAAAAGCAAGTTGGCAAAATGGGGGCTATATAGGTGCCGTGTTAAGTTACTTGTTTTTAAGTCTAATAGGTTTATATGGTACCTATGTTATTTTAACCGTTTTATTAGGAGTGTGGATTTTAGTTTTAACACAATTTCCTGTTTTTTCATGGATTAATGAACGTTTTGTAGCCTATATCAATGCACACAAAGAAAAAATGAAGGCAACCAAAGAAAACAACAAAAAGAAATCAAAAGCCTCTAAAAAGTTATCAAAACCTATGTCTGAAACACCATCAATGCAAGATGAAGAGGTAACATTGATAGCTTCTGAACCGCATAGACTTGATGAAATTCCTATATACGATTCATCAGTTTATAGTGAAAACACTACAAGAATAGAAGACACTGAAGAAACTAAAGAAGATGAACCGATAAAGGCAGCATCAAAAGTTGCAATTAATGAAGGAACTGTTATAGAAGAAACTATGGCTGAACTTACTAAAGAAAATACTGTACCTATTCCGCCGTATCAATTTCCTCCAATCACTTTGCTTCAAAAAGGACAAGCTATTCAAAATAAAGAAGCTTCAAAAAAATCTTTAAGTAATGCACGTAAACTTGAAGAAACACTAGGTAGTTTTGGAGTAGAAGCTAAGGTTACACAAATACATAAAGGACCTTCTGTCACACGTTATGAATTACAACCTAAACAAGGCGTTAAGGTAAGTAAAATTGTTAATCTTGCAGATGATATTGCTTTAAACTTAGCAGCCCCTAATATTCGTATAGAAGCACCGATACCAGGTAAAGCTGCAGTGGGAATAGAGGTAGCCAATACAACAAGTGAAATGGTATACTTAAGAGAAGTTATTGATTCTGATCGCTTCTTAGCTTTTCCCTCTAAGCTTGCTTTTGCTTTAGGCAAAGATATTGCAGGTAAACCTATTATTGCCGATATAGGAAAAATGCCTCACATTTTAATAGCTGGTGCAACTGGTTCTGGAAAAAGTGTATGTATCAACACCTTAATTACAAGCATTATTTATAAAGCTAAACCTCATGAGGTCAAACTCATTATGATTGACCCTAAGGTAGTTGAATTAAGTGTATATAATGGCATTCCGCACTTATTAATTCCGGTTGTAACTGATCCTAAAAAAGCAGCTGGGGCATTATTCTGGGCTGTTAACGAAATGACGAAACGCTATAACTTATTTGCAGAGAATAATGTCAGGGATATGAAGGGTTATAATGAGAAACAAATAGAAGAAAGTGCTAAATTACCACAGATTGTTATCATAATTGATGAGTTAGCCGACCTTATGATGACAGGTGCAAAGGAAGTAGAGGATGCTATTTGTCGCCTTGCTCAAATGGCTCGTGCAGCTGGAATTCATCTTGTTATAGCAACTCAAAGACCGTCAGTTGATGTTATTACGGGAGTTATTAAAGCTAATATTCCATCAAGACTTGCATTTGCTGTTTCCTCTGGTACAGACTCACGAACGATTTTAGATATGGTAGGGGCTGAAAAGCTTTTAGGTAAAGGAGATATGCTTTTTTATCCTGTAGGGCAATCTAAACCTATTCGTATTCAAGGTGCATTTATTTCTGACCAAGAAGTTGAAAGCATTGTAAACGCTATTAAAACAGATCATGTAGTTTACGAGGAAGAAGTCATTCAAACTTTGGAAAATGCAGCTATGCCCATAGCTGCAGATGATGAAGAGGAAGATGAACTCTTAGAAAAAGCCATTGCATTTGCTGCAGAGAAGGAAAAACTCTCTATTTCTATGTTACAACGCTATTTTAGAATAGGTTTTAATCGAGCAGCTAGACTAATGGAAGCTTTAGAAGTCAGAGGTATTGTTGGCCCTGATGAAGGAAGTAAACCTAGAAAAGTTTTATAA
- a CDS encoding formate--tetrahydrofolate ligase: MKTDIQIAQEAIMKPIKEVAKKAGIAPEELELYGNYKAKLSYELMNRVKSHSNGKLVLVTATNPTPAGEGKTTVTVGLGQALCKLGQNAIIALREPSLGPCMGIKGGAAGGGYSQVVPMEDINLHFTGDIHAMSAANNLLAAMIDNHIHQGNSLNIDVRTITWKRCVDMNDRALREIVVGLGGPMNGVPRQDGFMITVASEIMAILCLATDLDDLKQKISQIIIGYNMKGEPVTAGDLKAEGAMTTLLKDAIKPNLVQTLENTPVIMHGGPFANIAHGCNSIIATKLALKLADIVVTEAGFGADLGAEKFFDIKCRKANLKPDAVVLVTTIRALKYNGGIQKADLQNENVEALKEGMSNLEKHIENLQLYGVPVVVTLNAFVTDTEAEIAAVEAACKAKGCHFALANVWEKGGEGGIALAEELLKVLDTEPSKFKTLYDDNMSIEDKIKCIATSIYGADQVVFEPKAKKELAKINSLGLEYLPVCMAKNQYSLSDDAALLGRPKAFTTTIREIRISAGAGFIVALTGNVMTMPGLPKKPAAEQIDINSKGVVTGLF; the protein is encoded by the coding sequence ATGAAAACAGATATTCAAATTGCACAAGAAGCCATTATGAAACCTATTAAAGAAGTTGCTAAAAAAGCTGGTATTGCGCCAGAAGAGCTAGAATTATACGGGAATTATAAAGCTAAACTCTCCTATGAATTAATGAACCGCGTAAAAAGCCATTCGAATGGTAAGTTGGTATTAGTAACTGCTACGAACCCAACACCAGCTGGTGAAGGAAAAACAACAGTAACCGTAGGTCTTGGACAAGCCTTATGCAAGCTTGGACAAAATGCGATCATTGCTTTACGTGAACCATCTTTAGGCCCCTGTATGGGAATCAAAGGAGGTGCAGCAGGTGGTGGTTATTCACAAGTTGTTCCAATGGAGGATATTAATCTTCATTTTACAGGTGACATTCATGCCATGAGTGCTGCTAATAATTTACTTGCTGCTATGATTGATAACCACATTCACCAAGGTAATAGCTTAAATATCGATGTGCGTACCATTACTTGGAAAAGATGCGTTGATATGAATGACCGTGCTTTAAGAGAAATCGTAGTAGGTCTTGGTGGGCCAATGAATGGTGTACCTCGCCAAGATGGTTTTATGATTACAGTAGCTTCTGAAATTATGGCTATCTTATGTCTTGCAACAGACCTAGATGATCTAAAACAAAAAATCAGCCAAATTATTATTGGATATAATATGAAAGGTGAACCTGTAACAGCAGGTGATTTAAAAGCAGAAGGCGCAATGACTACTTTACTTAAAGATGCCATTAAACCTAACTTAGTTCAAACTTTAGAAAATACCCCTGTTATTATGCATGGTGGCCCTTTTGCCAATATTGCTCATGGTTGTAATAGTATTATTGCTACAAAACTTGCTTTAAAATTGGCTGATATTGTCGTTACTGAAGCAGGCTTTGGTGCAGATTTAGGTGCTGAGAAGTTCTTTGATATTAAATGTCGCAAAGCCAATCTAAAACCAGACGCAGTAGTATTAGTAACCACTATTCGCGCGCTTAAATATAATGGCGGCATTCAAAAAGCTGATTTACAAAATGAAAATGTGGAAGCTCTTAAAGAAGGTATGAGTAATCTAGAAAAGCATATTGAAAATCTTCAACTTTATGGTGTACCAGTTGTAGTGACCTTAAATGCATTTGTAACAGATACAGAAGCCGAAATTGCTGCTGTTGAAGCTGCTTGCAAAGCTAAAGGATGTCACTTTGCCTTAGCTAATGTTTGGGAAAAGGGTGGAGAAGGTGGTATTGCTTTAGCAGAAGAACTTCTAAAAGTTCTTGATACAGAACCTAGTAAGTTTAAAACACTTTATGATGACAATATGAGTATAGAAGATAAAATAAAATGTATTGCTACTTCTATTTATGGAGCAGATCAAGTTGTGTTTGAACCTAAAGCAAAAAAAGAACTTGCTAAAATTAACAGTTTAGGTCTTGAGTATTTACCAGTATGTATGGCAAAAAATCAATATTCTTTATCTGATGATGCGGCATTACTTGGTAGACCTAAAGCCTTTACAACAACTATTAGAGAGATTAGAATATCAGCAGGTGCTGGATTTATTGTTGCTCTTACAGGTAATGTAATGACAATGCCAGGACTTCCTAAAAAGCCTGCAGCTGAACAAATTGATATTAATAGTAAAGGCGTTGTTACAGGCTTATTCTAA